The genomic interval CGCGGGCCACCACCTCCTTGCCCGTGCCGGACTCACCGCTGATGGACACGCTGGCCTTGGACGGGGCCACCTTCTCCACCAGCTCGATGACCTTGCGCATGCCGGCCGACTGGGCGATGAGGTCGGACGAGCCCAGCTGCTTGAGCCTGCGCCGCAGCGTCTGCACCTCGCGCAGGGTCTCCTTCTTCTCCAGCGCCCGGTCGATGCAGACCTTCAAGCGCGCGGTGTCCAGCGGCTTGACGATGAAGTCATACGCACCCTCGCGGATGGCCTCCACCGCCGCGTCGATGGTGCCGCGCCCGGTGAGGAACACCACCGGACAGTCCGGCAGCTCCTCCTTCAGGTTGCGCATGAGCCACAACCCATCCGTCTTCGGCATCGCCAGGTCCGACAGGACGACATCCGGGCGAAACTCGCCGGCCTTGGCCAGGGCGTCGTGCCCGTCGAAGGCCGTCTCGACCTTGTGGCCCCAGGCGCTGAGCATTTCCGCCAGCGCCTCGCACGTGTCGCGTTCGTCATCCACGGCCAGGATTCGTGCGCTACCCAAGATGGAGACCTCCGGTACTGCGTCGTGACGCGAATGACGGTAGAGCCGACTCTGAGGGAGAAGCCCACCGCCCGGTACAGCCCTCAAGCACGAGGAAAACTCAGCCGGCAGCAACCACCCCGGACATGAAGCTCCACGCCCAACTGCGCACAGCGCAGCCCCAGCGCCGCCACCGCGTCCGCGAGCTCCGGTGAAGCCTCACCACCGCTGTCGTCCACTTCCAGCACCGCGGACGGGCCCTCCGCGCGCACCGTCACGCGCACCGAACCCCCGCCTTCCGCCCGCCGGAACGCCCGCAGCAACGCCTGGATGACGAAGAAGCCCAGCTCCGACGTGTCCGCCAGGCGGATCAACACCCCCGCCTCCACCGCCACCTGGACCGTCACCCGCCGCTTGCGGCCCTCGTGCGCCACCACCGCCAGCGCCCGCGTCGTCGCGTCCGACAGGTCCACCTCGCCCGCGCCGCCGCCCTTCGACACGATGAAGTCGGTGAACTGCCGCAGGATGCCGTCCACGCGTTGGATCTGCTCGCGCAGCGCCTTGAGGTTCTTCTCCTGCGACGGCGGCACCTGGCCTGTCTCCGCCTTCAGCTTCTCCGACAGCACCTCCAGGTGGATGGCCATCGCGTTGAGCGGGTTGCGGACGTCGTGCAGCAGGCTGTCCATCAGCGTTTGCACCGCGCCGTAGCGGGCCGCGCCCACCACGGGGTCCGTCGACTCCTGGACACGCGCCACGCTACTGGACACAGCCGTCGAGCTAACCAACGGAAACTCCTCGGGTTTTTCGTCTCCTCCCCTCGCCGCCTCCCCACCGCGGCCAAGAGTTAGGGAGCGCTTTCCACAACGTCAACCCTGGGGCGGTAATTCTTGCCGGAACCGGCAAATTCCCGAGTGGAGTCGCCTACTTGAGGCCACTCCCGAGTGTTCTTCAGGCGACGTTTTCCGAGGTGATTCAGCCAGCGGACGACACAGGGGGGCGCGCGGCATCGCCCAGGCCCACCAGCTCCAGCTTGAGCTGGGTGGCCACCTCGAAGATGCGAGGGTCCCGGTAGAACTCGCCGAAGACGACTCGCACCAGGCCCGCGTTGGCGATGAGCTTGAAGCACGGCCAGCAGGGGCTCGCGGTGGTGTAGATGGTCGCCCCGTCGATGGCCACGCCGTTGGTGGCCGCCTGGATGATGGCGTTGGCCTCCGCGTGCACCGTGGCCACGCAGTGCCCGTTCTCCATCATGTGGCCGACGTCATCGCAGTGGGGCAGGCCACGGATGGAGCCGTTGTACCCGGTGGACAGGATGGTCCTCCCGCGCACGATGACGGCGCCCACGTGTTTGCGATCACACGTGGCGCGAGTGGCCACCTGCTTCGCGATGTCCATGAAGTATTGGTCCCACGAAACCCGTCCGGACATGCGCTGTGCCTCCTCGTCGCCGGAGGGTGTAGCGCGGCGCGCGCGCGTGTCGAAAAAATGGGCGGCTCAGCGACCCGCAGCGTGAGCGACGCCCCCTTCTCCCGACAGGGAGTGGTCCAGGAGGCGACCAAAGCCCTTGGATTGCAGGAAGTCGCGCACCTTCGTGCTGGGCGCGGCGAACGTCTCACCGGGCATGGGCACATCGAAGCTGTAGCTTTCCTCACGCACGGCGAAGTCCACCTGCGCGGTGCGGTAGCCCTCCACGACAGCGAGCAGTCGCCCCGTCTCCAGGCTGTAGACGCCACCGCCGGAAGCGCCGTAGCCGATGGGCGCGTCCGTCTTCACCGACTTCGGCCGGCGGGACTCCCCGTCCCACTCCACCTGGGACACCATGCCACCAGAGAGCGAAAGCGCCCGGCCGAACGGCGAAGCCGCCACCACGACGTCCTCGCCCAGCTCCAGCTCTGCCTCGTCCGCCAGCGCCACCGCGGGCAGCGCCAACCCCGGCACCTTCACGAGCGCCAGGTCCACCTCCGGCACCTTCCCGGTGGCCACCACCTGCCCCTCGTGGGTCTCCACGTCTCCGCGGCGGTCCACCAGCACGCGAAGCCGAGGCTCCTTCAAGTCCTCCGTCACCACCGCGTGGGCATTCGTGATGACCCACGCCACCACTCCGTCGGAGCCCTGCTCGGAGCCCACCACCACGCCCGAGGCGCTGCGCCGCACGGTGTCCCCATCGGCCATCTGCAGCCGGACGTTGTGCGGGAGGATGCGCTGGACCCGCTCCTTGCGCGACAGCCGGGCGGACGAGGAACTCGCCACCGCCGGCACCACCACCGCAGACACCTGGGGAGGCGCGGCCCGGCCATGCGGCAGCGCGGGTGCGCCAGCACACGACGCGAGGGCGAGCAGGGCGACAGGGGCGCCCAGGAAGAAGCGGGACATCGACTCTCCGGGATGAAGGGACAGCGCTGAAACGTGAACTCGCTTTCAGCTCCCATCTTCCCCAGGCCCTGTCCCTGTTTGAAAGCAGGCGCCCGAGCGGGCACGGCCGCCTGCCCGCTCCGCGTCAGGCGTAGCGCTTCTTCATCAGGAACAGGATGGCGTCCTTCGCGCAGTTCTCGCAGTAGCCATACCGCTCCGCCATCGTCTTGAGCGTGCTCTGCACCTGCGCCTGCTCGCGCGGCGTCAACAGACCCCGGTCCTCGGAGAGATACTTGAGGACGTTCTCCTTGTTCTTGCGCAGCACCCGCTTGCGCTCCTCGAAGTAGTGGTCTCGCAGGCGCTTGAACATGTCCGGGAAGATGCGCGGGTAGTCCATCGTCGCATCGGGGTTGTCCAGGCGGTGCGCGCCGATGGACGCGATGAGGGCCCGGCGGAACTCCGCCGCGTCCTCGCCCCGGGGCATGACGATGGCCTCCACCTCCTGCATGCGCTGCTCGTCTGGCTTCTCCATTTCACCTGTCACCCGGTTGCGCATCTTCTCACCGCGCACCCAGTGACTGACACCTTGGATGTAGCGCTCCACCACCTCGCGGTACTGGCCTTCGGACACCAGGCCCATGGACTCGCGGACCTCGGTGTCCACCCGGTCCAGGTACTCCGCTTCGGCCATGCGCACGAACGCCTCATGGTCGTGGTAGCCGTCCAGCACCTCCTGGAGCAGGAACTCGTAGACGCTCTTGTCCTTGCAGATGGCCTCCAGCTCCTCCAGCACCGCGAGCCCGGTGAGGCACTTGTAGTCGGGGTTCTGCGCGGCGTTGAACAGCGCCGTCTTGATTTCGCGCGCGCTCGCCCCCACGCGGCCCTCGTAGTTGGGGTACGCGTCCGACTCGGTGAACAGCTCCTCGCGCAGCTTCCGCAGCTCCTTGGTGTTGGCCAGGCTGAGCCGGTCCGGCGGCGCGCCCTCTTCGTACAGGTGGAGCTTCTCCACCGGCGTGACGTGGTCGATGAGCTCCTTCACGTCACTGGGGTAGCGGTCCGGAATGGGCTTCTTCAGCCGCGTGAGCACCGCCCACATGGACGCCACCTCCGTCGCGTGGGGCGCCACGTGTTTGCCCACCGTCGTCGTGGACACCTGGGCGTCGTAGATCTGCTGCTCGGTGCGGTAGCGGCGCAGGTAGGGCACGCGCACCAGCTCGATGCGTCCCTTGAACGACGCGAAGTCCGGCAGCTCCTTGAAGGCCCCCAGGTGCTTCTCGTTGGACGAGGCGATCAACACCTCGTCGAGCTGGAGGACGAAGGGCTCGAGGGGCACCTCGCTGGTCTCGCTGAAGCCCAGCAGATACTTGAATGCCTCCAAGGGCCGCTTGAGCAGGTCCGCGTATTCGATGAGGCCCCGGTTGGCGTGCACCAGCGGGCCGTGGGGCTCGAACAACACCGTGCTGTGCAGCGGCGCGGGCACGTTGAGCTGGGTGCGGTCCGCGGTGATCTGTTGCACGATGGCGTCCACGCTCATCTGCGGCTCCACCGTCACGGTGCCCACCTGGTAGCGGCGCGACACGTAGAAGCGCTCCACCTGGACGTGGCGCATCACCTTGAGCCAGTCGCCGTTGTACGAGTTGAGCAGCGCCGTGTAGATGCGGCGGCACTTGGAGCACAGCTCCCCGTCCCGCACGTAGGCGGAGAGGATGAAGTCCCCCGTCTCCCCGTCCCCGTTGCCCAGCCCCTTCTTCTTGAGGGCCGCCTCCAGCACCTTGCGGCGATCTCCAGGTGGCATGGCGAACAGAGGATGATCTCTCAGCTCACACGGCATGCGCAGGTCGATGGCCTCCGCGTCCAGATGCGCGAAGGTCGTCAGCTCCTCGCTGCCGTCCGTGCGCTCGCCGAAGCCGATGGAGCCCTTGATGAGCTTCTCGGACGGAAACACCCAGGCGATGCGGTACAGCGCGCCCTGCGGCTGGCGCGAGTACGTCTCCATGCCCGCCTTGAGCGCGTTGACCAGGGTCGACTTCGCGCTGCCGTTGGGACCATGGAGCAGGATGAGCTTGTTGATGCGGCCGGCGCGCACGAAGTTGCCCAGCACCCGGTAGATGGCGTTCTGCACCTCCTCCTGCCCCGCCACCCGGCCGTCGCGGTCGCTGCCCTCCGCGTCGAAGACCTTGAAGCGCCGGATGGTCCCCGTCGGATGCGGAACCATCTGCGTGCCGAAGTGGTCCATCACGTCCCGCAGGTACTGGGCCGCGTTGCGCGCCTGCGCCCGAGGGTCATTCAAGAAGAGCGACAGATACTCCTCGAAGGACAGGATCGAACGGTTCTTGACGAAGTCGGCGCTCACCTGCGTGCCCACTTCCTGCAGATAACCCTTCGCGTCCACGGTGGCTCTCCTCGTACGGATACGGGTCAGTTCGATCTAGCCATGGCCTCGGTCCCGCGCAGGCCGCCGAGCCCCCTTGCAAACCATTTCCGCCGCTCCCCCCGAAGTCCAGGGCCCTTTGCCGGCATGTCCGCCAGCCCACGCGCTCGGGCCGCTGGTCGCCCTCCAGGGAAGAAAGTAGCCCGGTTGCACTTTTCGCCCGGCATCGTGCGGGGTTCCAGGGTTTCTCAGGGTCCGCCCTGGGGCCGCGGAGGCGTGGGTGTAAGCATACTCGCGTGGGGGGCCGGGGTGAGATACCGTCCAATCCTTCTCTTCGGTGCCCACCCGGAGTCCAAACACGATGCACAAGGAGCCCATCATCGGCATCGACCTCGGCACGACGAACTCGTGCGCGGCGATTGTCGAAGACAGCGGGAACGTCAAGCTCATCCCCTACAAGGGCGGTGAGTACACCATCCCCTCCATCTTCGCGATCGACGACAAGGGGAACGAGCTCATCGGCTACGAGGCCAAGCGCCAGTGGCAGCTCAATCCGCGCAACACCGTCTACGGCTCCAAGCGTCTGGTGGGGCGCACGTTCGGCAGCGACGTCGTGGACACGATGAAGAAGGTCGTGGCGTACAACATGCGCCCCGGCAAGAAGAACGAAGTCACCCTGGACGTGGGCAAGAAGGAGTTCACCCTCCAGGAAGTGAGCGCGAAGATTCTCGGGAAGATTCGCGAGGTCGCCTCCAACTACCTGAAGACGCCCATCAAGCGCGCGGTGGTGACGGTTCCGGCCTACTTCAATGACAGGCAGCGCCAGTCGGTGAAGGACGCGGGCAAGCTCATCGACCTGGAGGTCGTGCGCATCATCAACGAGCCCACCGCGGCCGCGCTCGCCTACGGCGTGGGCAAGGGCCTGAAGGAGAAGGTCGTCATCTACGACCTGGGCGGCGGCACGTTCGACGTCTCCATCATCGAGATCCGGGATCGCGTCTTCGAGGTGAAGTCCACCGGCGGCGACGTGTTCCTGGGCGGCATCGACTTCGACAACGCCATCATCCACCACGTCCTCAAGGACTTCGCGGCCAAGACGGGCATCGACCTTGCCACGGACCCGGTGGCGATGCAGCGCATCAAGGACCTGGCCGAGCGCACCAAGATCGACCTCTCCGCGCGTGACGAGGTCCCCTTCAACATCCCCTTCATCACGATGACGTCCCAGGGCCAGCCCCTGAACATCGAGATGAAGTTCACCCGGAAGATGCTGGAGCAGCTCACCAACCACCTCGTGGACCGCACGCTGCAGATGGTGGCCCGGGTGCTGGTGGATTCCGGACTGTCCACCAAGGACGTGGACGAGGTGATGCTGGTGGGCGGGCAGACGCGCATGCCCATCGTCCAGGACCGGCTGACGAAGTTCTTCGGCAAGCCCCCCAGCAAGGGCGTGCACCCGGACGAGGCCGTCGCCATCGGCGCGGCGCTCTACGCGCACTCGCTCCAGGACGACACCAACCTGCGCATCCAGCTGTTGGATGTGATTCCCATGGCCATCGGCCTGGAGAAGGCGGGCGGCGCCTTCCACGTCGTCTTCCCGCGCAACGCGCCCATCCCCAACGCCAAACAGCTCCTGGCCACGACGAGCATGGACAACCAGACCGAGCTGGCCATGCGCATCTTCCAGGGCGACCACGAGATGGTGGTGCGCAACGACATGCTGGGTGAGTTCACTTTCTCCGGCATCCAGCAGGCTCGCGCCGGCGGCGTGCAGGTGGAGATCACCTTCGACGTGAACGTGGAAGGCATCCTCTCCATGCGCGCCCGGGACCCGGCCACCGGCCGGGAGATGAACACCACCGTGCGCGTGACGCAGAGCTGAGTCAGACGCCGGGGCTGCCCATCATCGGCGTGGTGTCCTCGGAGGCCACCACGCCCGCGCCCTCGGCCCGCAGCAGCTCGAAGACGGTGAGCGACGTGGCGGTCCCCGGCAGCTGCTGTTCTCCCAAGGGCGCGTAGACATAGGGCTCCCGGGACCGCGTACGCGTCCTGTCGCTGAGGAGCACCTGTCCTCGGCCCGCCATCGACGCGAGCCGGGCCGCCGTGTTCACCGCGTCCCCCAGCACCGTGTAGTCGAGCCGGCCGGACGCCTTCGCGCCGATGCTCCCCGCCACCAGGTCTCCCGAGTCCAGCCCCATGCAGACGCCGTGCGCATAGGGCGCGGCCTCGCCTCCTCGCGCGGCCAGGGTCTCCAACTGCCGGCGGATGGCGAGACAGGCCTCCAGCGCGCGGTCCACGTGCTCGGGGCCGCGGAACACGGCCATCACCGCGTCACCGACGAACTTGTCCACCGTGCCACCGCGCGCGAGCACCTCCGGGACAATGGCCTCGAAGTTGGCGTTGAGGCGCCGCAGGGACTCCGGGGGCGCCGCCTGGCGCAACACGGGGGTGAAGCCATCCACGTCGATGAAGACGACGGTGCCCTCCACCCATTCGCCCGCCATGGCCTCCGTGCCCTGCAACATGGGCGGAATGCGCTCCAGCACGCCGCCGGGGACGAACATGCGCAACAGCCCGTTCTCCTCGGTGTAGCGCACCGTGCGCCGCAGCTCACGCACGTGCTTGAGCGTCTTGACGAGGGTGGCCTCCAGGTCCGGGAAGTCGATGGGCTTGGTGATGAAGTCAAAGGCGCCCCGGTTCATCGCCGTGCGCAGGTTGCTCATGTCGCCATACGCGGAGACGATGACCACGCGGACGAGCGCGCTCACCTCCCCCACGCGCGACAAGAACGTGAGCCCGTCCATCCTGGGCATGTTGATGTCACACAGGACGACCGCCGTGTCCGGGTGCTGGCGCAGCTCCTCCAGCGCCTCCTCTCCGTCCGAGGCGAAGAGGAACTGGTAGACGGAGCGGCGGATCTGCTTGCGGAAGCTCTGCTCCATCATCACCGCGACATCGGGCTCGTCATCGACCACCAGCACCTTGGCCGGCCGGAACGGGCGCCCCGCCTCGACTCGCGCGGAGAAGGCCGAGGCCAGCTCGTGCGCGGACTGGAAGCGCGCGGACGGCTCCAGGTCGAGCGCTCGCGCGAAGAAGGCATCCACCTCCGCCCCCAGCTCGGGCACCAGCGTGGAGGGAGCAACCGCGGGAGGCGGTGAGTTGCCCAGCCGCATCTGCCGCAGCGACTCGAGCGGAAACGGGTGCTGGCCGGTGAGCGCGCGATAGGCCACCACGGCCAGGGCCCACAAGTCGCAGCGATGATCCAACCGGGGCGACAGGCTCCGCAGCTGCTCGGGACTCATGTACCGCGGAGTCCCCGCCATCTCCTCGTCCGGGTGCGGATGCGCGGCGCCACCTTGGGTCAACAGCGCGAGCCCGAAGTCGAGCACCTTCACCACTTCACCGGACGCGCTGCGGGACAGGAACAGGTTCGCGGGCTTGAGGTCGCGGTGAATCACCCCCGCGGCGTGCGCGGCCGTCAGGGCCTGCGAGGCCTGCACCAGCAGACGCTCCACCATGGCGAGCGACAACCTGCCGCGCCGGTTCAGCAGCGCCTCCAGGTCCTCGCCCTCCAACAGCTCCATGACGATGTAAGGCGTCTCACCTGCCAGGTCACAATCATGGACCTGGATGACATGCGGACTCTGGAAGCGGGCGATGGCTTGGGCTTCCCACTCGAACTGGCGCAAAGAATGCGCGGTGGGCGCGCAGTGACTCGCCATCAGCTTGAGGGCCACCCGGCGCTGGAGCTTGGGATCCACCGCCACCCAGACGGTGCCCATTCCGCCGCCCGCGAGCATTCGCTCCAGGACGTATCGCCCGCCGATGACACGCGGCTGAGACAGATCAAGTTCGTTCATGTTGGTTCGCCCTGAGCGGCGCGATGATGGCACAAGGGGTCCACACTCGATACTCCATCAGCGCGCTCCCTACCCAGGCGGACGGGCCGCGCCGCGCGAGGCGCCAACGCCGCGCATGATACTGTGCCCACCGCCCCCCGCCCGCGACCTTCGCCGCACTACCCACTGAGGCGTCATGAACGAAGCGCCCAAGCCATCCGTGTCTCCGCTTCCCTTCCCCGTCCCTCGCGACGAGCCGCCTCCCGCGCCTCCGCACGAACCAGACGGAACGACTTATCCCGGACTCCAGGTCCCTCCAGGACTGAAACCCGGAATGCCGCGCAACGCGATGACGTCGGACCGGACGCCATACACGCGCGAGCCGCTCAAGGTGCTCGCGGGCACCCTGCCCCCGGACCTCCACGGCCACGTCTACGTCGCGGGCCCCAGCGTGCACGCGGGCTCACCGGCCCTGGCCTCGGACGGATTGGTGCTGCGGCTCGACTTCGACGGCGCACAGGCGACGTTCAGCTCCGCCATCATGAAGACGCCGTCGTACTACGCGCGCGAGCCCGTCAACGAAGGTGAGACGTCGCGAGGTCCGCTCACGCGCTACCTCAACGAGTTCCGGGACACCACGCTCTCGGATGTCTCGATTGCGCTGGGAGCGCAGGAGGCTCCCAACACGGCGCCCTTCCTCGTCGAGGGCGAGAACATGTTGCTCGTCACCACGGACGCGGGCCGTCCGTGGGCCATCCACCCGCTCACGCTCAAGGCGTACACACCGCTGGGATACAAGCGCGAGTGGAAGGCGGCCGTCCCCGCTCCCTGGGCGTTTCCGCTGCTGCAGAGCACCGCGCACCCCGCGTTCGCTCCCGAGCCCGCGGTCCCCATCTCGCCGGAGAAGGAGTCCCAACAGAAGCCGCGCTTGTTCTTCACCAACCACGCGCCCAAGTGGCCGCTGGGTGATGGCTGGACGCAGCTGGTGACGTGGGACACCTGGGAGAACCGCCTCCACCACTGGGAGCTCATCGACGCGGCCACTGGCAAGCCCGTGGTGACGCAGTCGCTCCATCAAATCGCCGTCACGCGTGACTACGTGGTGCTGCTCGACAGCAACTTCCCGGTCAACTTCTGGACCATCGCAGCGCAGGCGGCGCTACCGGGCATGACGCGGGTGCAGCGGTTCGTGGATCGCATCACGTCCGAGCCTTCATATCCACAGGCGGTGTTCTGGGTGGTGAAGCGCTCGGACCTGCGTCCTTCGCCGGGCACGTTGTCGCGCGATGACCCGCCGCGGATTCCCGCGTACCGCTTCCAGTCCGGAGGCGGCGGCCTGCACTTCGCCGCGCGCTACGAGAACCCGGACGACGTCATCACGTTGGTCGCCGGTCACTCGCCGTCCGAGGACCTGTCCCACACCCTCAAGGAGGGCGACCTCCTCATCAACGGCCATCACGCGCAGGCATACCAAGAAGGCATGCCCACGGCGGTGCCGATCACACGCAGCTCGCTGGGGGTGCATCGCATCGACATGCGCCGGCTGCGCATCGAATCCAGGCTGCACGCGCACGACGACTTCACCTGGGGCCTCACCGTGTTCTCCAACGCGGGCCTCATCAACGGCGAGCTCGAGACGAACCTGCGCATGTACCTGCGAGAGGTGCCGAGGCTCCGGACGCAAGGGGGCCCGGACGAAGTGGAGAGCGGGATGCAGTGGGGCATCCCGGATGACGCGCTCGCCATCTACTTCAACTCGGATGGCTTCACGGCGGACATGGTCCCCGAGCACCTGTATCAGCTCTACAAGCCCATCGTCGGAGACAAGGCGGGCCTGCCCATCCAGGAGGGCCGGGCCGCGAGCTTCTTCAAGTTCTTCGTCCACTCCGGCCGCTTCGAGGGGTACGTGCTCCCCACCGGCTGGTTTGGCTTCGCGCCGCAGTTCGTGCCGAGCATCAAGCTGCCGAAGGTGCCTTACTGGAAGGGCTACGTCGTGGCGCTCGTGGTGTCGGACCCGACGCCGGACCTGCCGCCCAACTCCACAGGCGACGAGGTGTGGATCTTCGACTCGGAGAACATCGCGAAGGGCCCCATCTGCCGACTGGGCAGCCGGAACTTCGACGTGGGCATGACGCTTCACACCACGTTCCTGCCGCCGGGCCTGGGGGAGCTCCTCGATGGCAACGTCCCCGACGGACCGCCATACGCCGTCAACGTGCGCGAGGACTACGACGTCGACGAGATTCAGAAGACCTACGAGGACTGGCTGCCGGGCCTGTTCCCCCGCGTCCCCAAGGTGCTCTTCACGCCGTGGAAGCTGGGCGTGAAGTGGGTGCTCAACTTCCCGAAGCTGCGCAAGGTCTTCGAGCGGGACGTGTATCCCCACTTCCCGCTCCGTCCACCCGAGAAGCATTCCAAGAACGAGTGAGCCTCACTCCAGCGCTGGTGATGGCGCCTCCAAGGACGCCAGCACCTGGAGCGCGCCGTCGGGCGTGACCACCAGACACGCCCGATGCAGACGATGCACAGACGGCCATCCGACCCCTCTCTTCGCACGAATCAATCCTCGGCCATGACCGCGTCCAGGATCTTGGCCGAGCACAGCACCGCGGGCAGTCCCGCGCCGGGATGAGTCCCCGCGCCCACGAGGTAGAGCCGCTCCACGTCCTCGCTCTTGGCCTGGGCCCTGAGGAACGTGGACTGCAACAAGGTGGGCGCGAAGCTGAACGCCGCCCCCCGGAAGGAACGGAGCTCGTCCCGGAAGTCCTCCGGCGTGAAGACGCGTGAGGTCACGAGCTCCGACTCCAGTCCAGGCAACACGCTCCGAGACAACCGCACCGCGAGCTCGCGCCGGAACACCTCCGCCCTCGCCTTCCAGTTCGAGCCGTCTCCGAGATGCGGCACGGGAGCAAGGACGTAGAACGCATCATGCCCCGCGGGAGCCAATCCCGAATCGGTCGCGGTGGGCCGGTGCAGATACAGCAACGGTTCATCGGACGCGGGGCCCGAGCCCGACAAGCCCGCGAACATGTCTTGGAAGTCCCGGCCGAACAGCAGCGTGTGGTGTGCCACCTCCGGGTACTGACGGCGTGTGCCGAAGTACCAGAGGAACACGCTCATCGAGTACCTCGCTTGCTGGACACGTGCATCCGACCAATGGTCGCGAACCTGGTCGGGTACGAGGAACCGGTACGTCCACGCGGCATCCGCGTTGGAGACCACCGCGTCCGCGCCAAGCCACTCCCCGGTCCCCAGCCTCACGCCCGTGGCCGTGCGGCCGTCCACGGTGATCCCGGAGACCTCGCTGCCGTACCGCACGTCTCCGCCGAGTGACTCGAGCAGCGACACGAGCCCGCGCACCAACGCCCCCGTTCCGCCCACGGGGAAGAACGAGCCCCAGCGCCGTTCCACGTATTGGATGGAGGTGTACACCGCGCTCGCGGGCAGGAAGGGGCTCCCGCCGATGAGGAGCGGATGAAAACTCAGCGCCTGCCGCAGGCGTTCATCCTTCACGTGTTTCGAGACCAGGCCGTACATCGACCGGAACGCTTCCTCACGCAGCAGGGCCGGCGTGTATGGCGCGAGGCTCAAGACATTCGGCACCGGCGCGCTCATCAACGGGCCGATGCCCGCTTCGTACATCCGCTCGACACGCGCGGAGAGCGACT from Myxococcus stipitatus carries:
- a CDS encoding carotenoid oxygenase family protein, with the translated sequence MPRNAMTSDRTPYTREPLKVLAGTLPPDLHGHVYVAGPSVHAGSPALASDGLVLRLDFDGAQATFSSAIMKTPSYYAREPVNEGETSRGPLTRYLNEFRDTTLSDVSIALGAQEAPNTAPFLVEGENMLLVTTDAGRPWAIHPLTLKAYTPLGYKREWKAAVPAPWAFPLLQSTAHPAFAPEPAVPISPEKESQQKPRLFFTNHAPKWPLGDGWTQLVTWDTWENRLHHWELIDAATGKPVVTQSLHQIAVTRDYVVLLDSNFPVNFWTIAAQAALPGMTRVQRFVDRITSEPSYPQAVFWVVKRSDLRPSPGTLSRDDPPRIPAYRFQSGGGGLHFAARYENPDDVITLVAGHSPSEDLSHTLKEGDLLINGHHAQAYQEGMPTAVPITRSSLGVHRIDMRRLRIESRLHAHDDFTWGLTVFSNAGLINGELETNLRMYLREVPRLRTQGGPDEVESGMQWGIPDDALAIYFNSDGFTADMVPEHLYQLYKPIVGDKAGLPIQEGRAASFFKFFVHSGRFEGYVLPTGWFGFAPQFVPSIKLPKVPYWKGYVVALVVSDPTPDLPPNSTGDEVWIFDSENIAKGPICRLGSRNFDVGMTLHTTFLPPGLGELLDGNVPDGPPYAVNVREDYDVDEIQKTYEDWLPGLFPRVPKVLFTPWKLGVKWVLNFPKLRKVFERDVYPHFPLRPPEKHSKNE
- the crtI gene encoding phytoene desaturase family protein, whose product is MNSSTRVMGATRRGGRRVLVIGSGFGGLAAAVRLAARGWRVTVLERREGPGGRAHAFHQEGFTFDAGPTVITCPHLLEELWTLAGQRLSDHVTLRPVTPLYRMRFPDGSTFDYHADRDAMLQSVRLFSPGDVAGYESLSARVERMYEAGIGPLMSAPVPNVLSLAPYTPALLREEAFRSMYGLVSKHVKDERLRQALSFHPLLIGGSPFLPASAVYTSIQYVERRWGSFFPVGGTGALVRGLVSLLESLGGDVRYGSEVSGITVDGRTATGVRLGTGEWLGADAVVSNADAAWTYRFLVPDQVRDHWSDARVQQARYSMSVFLWYFGTRRQYPEVAHHTLLFGRDFQDMFAGLSGSGPASDEPLLYLHRPTATDSGLAPAGHDAFYVLAPVPHLGDGSNWKARAEVFRRELAVRLSRSVLPGLESELVTSRVFTPEDFRDELRSFRGAAFSFAPTLLQSTFLRAQAKSEDVERLYLVGAGTHPGAGLPAVLCSAKILDAVMAED